ACTGCTGCTATAGGGCTAGCTGGCAGTAGCCTATGTGTCCATAAGGAGAAAATTGAGATGAATAACTACGAAACCATGTACATTCTGCGTCCCGATTTGACGGACGAGCAAGTTAACCAAGCAATTGAAAAATATCAAAGCATATTGCGGGATAATGGCGCTCAAGATATCGAAGTGCAGAATCGTGGAAAACACCGACTAGCTTACGAAATCAAAAGACAAAAAGACGGTGTTTACGTACAGATGAACTACAAAGGCAATGGTAGCTTTGTCGCCCCAATGGAACGGGCGATGCGTCTGAGTGAAGAAGTGATCCGCTATCTAACTCTCAAAGAAGAAGCACGCAAAGAAGCGCCTGAGTCTGAGGAAACAGAAGAAGCAGCAGAAGCAGCTTAATTCAGTATGGGGAGATGGGGGGATGGGGA
This Leptolyngbyaceae cyanobacterium DNA region includes the following protein-coding sequences:
- the rpsF gene encoding 30S ribosomal protein S6; this translates as MNNYETMYILRPDLTDEQVNQAIEKYQSILRDNGAQDIEVQNRGKHRLAYEIKRQKDGVYVQMNYKGNGSFVAPMERAMRLSEEVIRYLTLKEEARKEAPESEETEEAAEAA